A window from Mangifera indica cultivar Alphonso chromosome 2, CATAS_Mindica_2.1, whole genome shotgun sequence encodes these proteins:
- the LOC123208936 gene encoding double-stranded RNA-binding protein 1-like isoform X1 has protein sequence MYKTRLQELCHQRSWNLPKYSTTKHGLDHNPCFQATVALHDVAFTTLNLFRSSKEAQNDAARLAFEHFSSSRPNPPPPSRPFVSSSSDQISQVGTTTSVVKDDYRFRGQTPQVDAATSGGKEVFGSRGETTLINANASAIKDVCRSRGQRSSSSASTLQMNIQRRDQTPQVSATSVINDDNRLRDQTLQVNATTSIGKDVDRSRDQTPIVNATSSAVKDVCKSRDTVNLYKNQLQIYAQKRNLAFPMYSCEREGPPHASRFKCKVTIGGQTFECQEFFPTLKEAEHGAAKVALMSLSSDAVQEDDSGFYKNLLQELAQKKGYALPVYHTNRSGEAHIPTFVSTVEVELEIFTGQEAKTKKQAEMSAAKVAYLTLKECKPTQRPTVLSAANQPQADNKSSSLQSNLNNDFHQKSQPTGHVVPSQSLVHPEESRVTGEASCQHLIDPFPQPVIDPNWKRESSPSDPPAPLTPDNTCPTSSLRSDFSANVVPESNTELGGGTYTSTVTRVRVCPCMPNMIFPRGSTLLRSDEKWVALKLESQSNQ, from the exons ATGTACAAAACACGGCTTCAAGAGCTCTGTCATCAGCGATCGTGGAACTTGCCGAAATATTCCACGACGAAACATGGCCTCGATCACAACCCGTGCTTTCAAGCTACGGTTGCTCTCCACGATGTCGCCTTCACCACTCTTAATCTCTTCCGATCCTCCAAGGAGGCCCAAAACGACGCCGCTCGACTCGCTTTTGAACATTTCTCTTCTTCTCGCCCCAATCCTCCTCCACCTTCTCGGCCATTCGTTTCATCCTCTTCTG ATCAAATTTCTCAAGTCGGTACAACCACCTCAGTAGTTAAAGATGATTACAGATTTAGAG GGCAAACTCCTCAAGTAGATGCAGCCACCTCAGGTGGCAAAGAAGTTTTTGGATCAAGAG GTGAAACTACTCTGATCAATGCCAATGCCTCAGCGATCAAAGATGTTTGCAGATCAAGGGGTCAGAgaa GTTCTTCAAGTGCTAGTACATTACAAATGAATATACAACGAAGAGATCAGACTCCTCAGGTCAGTGCAACCTCAGTAATCAATGATGATAACAGATTAAGAG ATCAAACTCTTCAAGTCAATGCAACCACCTCAATTGGGAAAGATGTTGACAGATCAAGAG ATCAAACTCCTATAGTCAATGCAACCTCCTCCGCTGTCAAAGATGTTTGCAAATCAAGAG ATACAGTAAACCTGTACAAGAACCAGCTACAAATCTATGCACAAAAGCGAAATCTTGCTTTTCCTATGTATTCTTGTGAGCGGGAAGGTCCTCCTCATGCTAGCCGATTTAAGTGTAAGGTCACAATTGGTGGACAAACTTTTGAGTGTCAGGAGTTTTTCCCTACATTGAAGGAAGCTGAGCATGGAGCAGCAAAAGTTGCTCTAATGTCATTATCTTCAGATGCAGTTCAAGAG GATGACTCTGGTTTCTACAAAAATCTGTTGCAAGAACTGGCTCAGAAGAAAGGTTATGCTTTGCCTGTTTATCATACAAATCGATCTGGTGAAGCTCATATACCAACTTTTGTTTCAACTGTTGAGGTAGAATTAGAGATTTTTACTGGACAGGAAGCAAAGACGAAGAAGCAAGCAGAGATGAGTGCAGCAAAAGTTGCTTACCTGACTCTCAAAGAAT GTAAACCAACTCAGAGGCCAACAGTTCTTTCAGCAGCCAACCAACCACAAGCTGACAACAAATCTTCCAGCTTGcagtcaaatttaaataatgattttcatCAGAAGAGCCAACCTACAGGTCACGTGGTACCTAGCCAAAGTTTGGTTCATCCTGAAGAGAGTAGAG TGACTGGTGAAGCCAGCTGTCAGCATCTTATCGATCCATTTCCCCAACCGGTGATTGATCCAAATTGGAAGAGAGAATCTTCTCCATCCGACCCACCTGCACCTTTGACCCCAGATAATACCTGTCCTACCTCCTCTTTGCGTTCTGATTTCTCTGCTAATGTAGTTCCAGAATCTAACACTGAGCTGGGAGGTGGAACGTATACATCAACTGTCACTCGAGTCAGAGTTTGCCCCTGCATGCCGAACATGATATTTCCCAGAGGCAGCACATTGTTGCGAAGTGATGAGAAGTGGGTTGCTTTGAAGCTTGAATCTCAATCAAACCAATGA
- the LOC123208935 gene encoding nucleolar MIF4G domain-containing protein 1 gives MGRRDQRKEARLAKNQRKHQAWMEHQKSQKLKRINKDVKLKHGKKSQGLFAQTNSEENQSLKELILSEEDEVKLNCLCQKESTSSKKTKRRKKDLDKGARKTKFEEFLKLDVPNSSISAEEDLELEKKLAKKLKVKNGKIRGEDDALNVLFEGIPSVFHSSVEEEDNSKAEEQPAKKKRKKQKSLEQELEGESEGDLEVEMPKSEETNGADVALEEVPTKIGSRKRKKKKLSEQAQDNVVSETAGAVSNPVETQDAEVALVESTAREPTLESSVRYVPPHLRSRAGNESEEHTQIRRRVRGLLNRLSESNVESITGEMSTVFLSVGRSVGSKIISEELLASCSTGPRGNEQYAAVFAAFVAGLACLLGIDFSAKLMASLAQSFENEYLKKDNISLRNLTLLLSYLCIFGVFSSELIYDFLITLSKRLAEIDVSTILTILQCCGIKIRGDDPVAMKDFILSVQNKVNELKASPGDGQKNINSKRMEFMLETICDIKNNKKRPKEDTVQHTRIKKWLQKLRVEDILIRGLTWSKLLDPDKKGQWWLSGDTAAQAENEVEVARTIDKEVLEAQKMLQLAAAMGMNTENRKAIFCIIMTGEDYIDTIEKLLRLDLPAKQDREIIRVLLVCCLHEKHFNKYYTILASKLCEHDKNHKFTLQYCIWDYFNELESMPLIKSMHLAKFVADMIASFNLSLGVLKPVDFSSSIVLNKKRVVHFRMLFEYIFEYPDDLVSKIFDRISVNPDLEILRDGIMFFMKEYVVRANKELTSKFKIVKKVLKYVPVLM, from the exons ATGGGTCGTCGTGATCAAAGGAAAGAAGCTCGATTAGCTAAGAATCAAAGAAAGCACCAAGCTTGGATGGAGCATCAG AAATCCCAGAAATTGAAGAGAATAAACAAGGATGTTAAGTTAAAACATGGGAAAAAATCACAAGGTTTATTCGCGCAGACTAATTCTGAGGAAAATCAGAGCTTGAAGGAATTGATTTTATCAGAAGAAGATGAAGTGAAGTTGAATTGTTTGTGCCAAAAGGAGTCTACATCATCTAAGAAAACAAAGAGACGAAAGAAGGATCTCGATAAGGGAGCTCGGAAAACAAAGTTTGAAGAATTTCTTAAATTGGATGTGCCGAATTCTAGCATAAGTGCAGAGGAAGATTTGGAATTAGAGAAGAAACTTGCAAAGAAACTCAAGgtgaaaaatggaaaaataaggGGAGAGGATGATGCCttaaatgttttgtttgaaGGAATTCCATCTGTTTTCCATTCCTCCgtggaagaagaagataattCCAAGGCTGAAGAACAACCTGCCAAGAAGAAACGCAAGAAGCAAAAGTCATTGGAACAGGAACTAGAAGGTGAGAGTGAAGGTGATTTAGAAGTTGAAATGCCCAAGTCAGAGGAAACCAATGGCGCAGATGTGGCTTTGGAAGAAGTTCCTACCAAGATAGGTTCGcgaaagaggaagaaaaaaaagttgtcaGAGCAAGCACAAGACAATGTGGTCTCTGAGACTGCTGGTGCTGTCTCCAATCCTGTGGAAACTCAGGATGCAGAGGTGGCTTTGGTGGAAAGTACTGCCAGGGAACCCACATTGGAAAGCAGTGTAAGGTATGTTCCTCCTCACTTGAGATCACGTGCAGGAAATGAGTCAGAAGAGCATACTCAAATCCGTAGAAGGGTTCGAG GTCTTTTGAATAGATTGTCTGAATCTAATGTGGAATCAATTACAGGAGAAATGTCAACAGTCTTTCTT TCTGTTGGCCGCAGTGTTGGTTCTAAGATTATCAGTGAGGAGCTGTTGGCTTCTTGTTCTACCGGTCCTCGTGGCAATGAACA GTATGCTGCTGTTTTTGCAGCTTTTGTTGCAGGCTTGGCATGTTTGTTAGGAATTGACTTCAGTGCAAAGCTTATGGCTTCACTTGCTCAGTCTTTTGAG AATGAGTACCTCAAAAAGGACAATATTTCCTTGCGAAATCTTACTCTTCTGCTCTCCTACTTATGCATATTTGGAGTTTTCTCAAG TGAGTTGATATATGACTTTCTCATCACGTTGAGCAAGCGTTTAGCAGAGATTGATGTCTCTACCATCTTGACAATTTTGCAAT GCTGTGGCATAAAAATAAGGGGCGATGATCCTGTTGCTATGAAAGATTTTATTCTTAGTGTTCAGAATAAGGTAAACGAGTTGAAGGCTTCCCCTGGAGATGGccagaaaaatataaatagcaAAAGA ATGGAGTTCATGCTTGAAACCATATGTGAcatcaaaaacaacaaaaaaaggCCTAAGGAGGATACTGTGCAACACACACGGATAAAGAAATGGCTACAAAAG TTAAGAGTTGAGGATATTTTAATAAGGGGACTAACATGGAGCAAGCTTCTTGATCCTGACAAAAAGGGTCAGTGGTGGTTGTCTGGGGATACGGCAGCCCAAGCAGAAAATGAAGTAGAGGTTGCTAGAACAATTGACAAAGAGGTTCTTGAAGCCCAGAAAATGCTGCAGCTTGCTGCTGCTATGGGAATGAATACTGAAAATAGAAAGGCAATCTTTTGTATTATAATGACTGGAGAGGATTACATCGATACAATTGAGAAGCTTTTAAGACTGGATTTGCCTGCAAAGCAG GACCGAGAGATTATACGGGTTCTTCTAGTGTGCTGTTTGCATGAGAAACATTTCAATAAATATTACACAATACTGGCATCCAAGTTGTGTGAGCACGACAAAAATCACAAGTTTACCTTGCAG TATTGCATTTGGGACTACTTCAATGAGCTGGAGTCAATGCCACTTATAAAATCAATGCACCTTGCCAAGTTTGTGGCAGATATGATTGCGTCGTTCAATCTCTCACTTGGGGTTTTGAAACCTGTCGACTTCAGCAGCTCCATTGTGCTAAACAAGAAAAGGGTTGTGCATTTTAGGATGCTATTTGAATACATATTTGAGTATCCTGATGATCTcgtatcaaaaatttttgatCGAATATCTGTCAACCCCGATCTTGAAATTCTTCGAGATGGCATAATGTTTTTCATGAAAGAGTATGTTGTGAGAGCTAACAAAGAACTCACTAGTAAATTCAAGATCGTAAAGAAAGTTCTTAAATATGTACCTGTTCTTATGTGA
- the LOC123208936 gene encoding double-stranded RNA-binding protein 1-like isoform X2, producing the protein MYKTRLQELCHQRSWNLPKYSTTKHGLDHNPCFQATVALHDVAFTTLNLFRSSKEAQNDAARLAFEHFSSSRPNPPPPSRPFVSSSSDQISQVGTTTSVVKDDYRFRGQTPQVDAATSGGKEVFGSRGETTLINANASAIKDVCRSRGSSSASTLQMNIQRRDQTPQVSATSVINDDNRLRDQTLQVNATTSIGKDVDRSRDQTPIVNATSSAVKDVCKSRDTVNLYKNQLQIYAQKRNLAFPMYSCEREGPPHASRFKCKVTIGGQTFECQEFFPTLKEAEHGAAKVALMSLSSDAVQEDDSGFYKNLLQELAQKKGYALPVYHTNRSGEAHIPTFVSTVEVELEIFTGQEAKTKKQAEMSAAKVAYLTLKECKPTQRPTVLSAANQPQADNKSSSLQSNLNNDFHQKSQPTGHVVPSQSLVHPEESRVTGEASCQHLIDPFPQPVIDPNWKRESSPSDPPAPLTPDNTCPTSSLRSDFSANVVPESNTELGGGTYTSTVTRVRVCPCMPNMIFPRGSTLLRSDEKWVALKLESQSNQ; encoded by the exons ATGTACAAAACACGGCTTCAAGAGCTCTGTCATCAGCGATCGTGGAACTTGCCGAAATATTCCACGACGAAACATGGCCTCGATCACAACCCGTGCTTTCAAGCTACGGTTGCTCTCCACGATGTCGCCTTCACCACTCTTAATCTCTTCCGATCCTCCAAGGAGGCCCAAAACGACGCCGCTCGACTCGCTTTTGAACATTTCTCTTCTTCTCGCCCCAATCCTCCTCCACCTTCTCGGCCATTCGTTTCATCCTCTTCTG ATCAAATTTCTCAAGTCGGTACAACCACCTCAGTAGTTAAAGATGATTACAGATTTAGAG GGCAAACTCCTCAAGTAGATGCAGCCACCTCAGGTGGCAAAGAAGTTTTTGGATCAAGAG GTGAAACTACTCTGATCAATGCCAATGCCTCAGCGATCAAAGATGTTTGCAGATCAAGGG GTTCTTCAAGTGCTAGTACATTACAAATGAATATACAACGAAGAGATCAGACTCCTCAGGTCAGTGCAACCTCAGTAATCAATGATGATAACAGATTAAGAG ATCAAACTCTTCAAGTCAATGCAACCACCTCAATTGGGAAAGATGTTGACAGATCAAGAG ATCAAACTCCTATAGTCAATGCAACCTCCTCCGCTGTCAAAGATGTTTGCAAATCAAGAG ATACAGTAAACCTGTACAAGAACCAGCTACAAATCTATGCACAAAAGCGAAATCTTGCTTTTCCTATGTATTCTTGTGAGCGGGAAGGTCCTCCTCATGCTAGCCGATTTAAGTGTAAGGTCACAATTGGTGGACAAACTTTTGAGTGTCAGGAGTTTTTCCCTACATTGAAGGAAGCTGAGCATGGAGCAGCAAAAGTTGCTCTAATGTCATTATCTTCAGATGCAGTTCAAGAG GATGACTCTGGTTTCTACAAAAATCTGTTGCAAGAACTGGCTCAGAAGAAAGGTTATGCTTTGCCTGTTTATCATACAAATCGATCTGGTGAAGCTCATATACCAACTTTTGTTTCAACTGTTGAGGTAGAATTAGAGATTTTTACTGGACAGGAAGCAAAGACGAAGAAGCAAGCAGAGATGAGTGCAGCAAAAGTTGCTTACCTGACTCTCAAAGAAT GTAAACCAACTCAGAGGCCAACAGTTCTTTCAGCAGCCAACCAACCACAAGCTGACAACAAATCTTCCAGCTTGcagtcaaatttaaataatgattttcatCAGAAGAGCCAACCTACAGGTCACGTGGTACCTAGCCAAAGTTTGGTTCATCCTGAAGAGAGTAGAG TGACTGGTGAAGCCAGCTGTCAGCATCTTATCGATCCATTTCCCCAACCGGTGATTGATCCAAATTGGAAGAGAGAATCTTCTCCATCCGACCCACCTGCACCTTTGACCCCAGATAATACCTGTCCTACCTCCTCTTTGCGTTCTGATTTCTCTGCTAATGTAGTTCCAGAATCTAACACTGAGCTGGGAGGTGGAACGTATACATCAACTGTCACTCGAGTCAGAGTTTGCCCCTGCATGCCGAACATGATATTTCCCAGAGGCAGCACATTGTTGCGAAGTGATGAGAAGTGGGTTGCTTTGAAGCTTGAATCTCAATCAAACCAATGA
- the LOC123208937 gene encoding 5-methyltetrahydropteroyltriglutamate--homocysteine methyltransferase-like codes for MASHIVGYPRMGPKRELKFALEFFWDGKSSAEDLEKVAADLRSAIWKQMSEAGIKYIPSNTFSYYDQVLDTTAMLGAVPDRYNWDGGEIGFDVYFSMARGNASVPAMEMTKWFDTNYHYIVPELAPETKFSYASHKAVSEYKEAKALGVETVPVIVGPVSYLLLSKPSKGVEKSFSLLSLLPKILPIYKEVIFELKAAGATWIQFDEPMLVMDLESHKLQAFTEAYAELESTLFGLNVLIETYFADIPPEAFKTLTGLKGVTAYGFDLVRGTKTLDLIKGGFPHGKYLFAGVVDGRNIWANDLAASLSTLHKLEGIAGKDKLVVSTSCSLLHTAVDLVNEPKLDKEIRSWLAFAAQKVVEVNALAKSLAGQKDEEFFFANAAAHASRKSSPRVTNEAVQKAAAALKGSDHRRATNVSARLDAQQRKLNLPVLPTTTIGSFPQTIELRRVRREYKAKKISEEEYVNAIKKEINKVVKLQEELDIDVLVHGEPERNDMVEYFGEQLSGFAFTANGWVQSYGSRCVKPPIIYGDVSRPKPMTVFWSTMAQSMTARPMKGMLTGPVTILNWSFVRNDQPRFETCYQIALAIKDEVEDLEKAGINVIQIDEAALREGLPLRKSEHAFYLEWAVHSFRITNVGVQDTTQIHTHMCYSHFNDIIHSIIDMDADVITIENSRSDEKLLSVFREGVKYGAGIGPGVYDIHSPRIPSTEEIADRINKMLAVLESNILWVNPDCGLKTRKYAEVKPALTNMVAAAKVLRTLLASAK; via the exons ATGGCGTCTCACATTGTTGGATACCCGCGCATGGGCCCCAAGAGAGAGCTCAAGTTTGCATTGGAGTTTTTCTGGGATGGCAAGAGCAGCGCCGAGGATTTGGAGAAGGTTGCTGCTGATCTCAGATCTGCTATCTGGAAACAGATGTCTGAGGCCGGGATCAAGTACATTCCCAGCAACACTTTCTCTTACTATGACCAAGTGCTCGACACCACTGCAATGCTCGGCGCTGTTCCAGATAGGTACAATTGGGACGGTGGTGAGATTGGGTTCGATGTTTACTTCTCTATGGCAAGAGGAAATGCCTCTGTTCCCGCCATGGAAATGACCAAGTGGTTTGACACAAACTA CCACTACATTGTCCCTGAATTGGCACCGGAAACCAAATTCTCTTATGCTTCACACAAGGCTGTGAGTGAATACAAGGAGGCTAAGGCG CTTGGAGTAGAGACTGTTCCAGTCATTGTTGGCCCTGTGTCTTACTTGTTGCTCTCTAAACCTAGTAAGGGTGTTGAAAAGtccttctctcttctctccctcCTCCCCAAAATCCTTCCCATCTACAA GGAAgttatttttgaacttaaagCTGCTGGTGCCACATGGATTCAGTTTGATGAGCCTATGCTTGTAATGGATCTTGAATCTCACAAATTGCAAGCATTCACTGAGGCCTATGCTGAATTGGAATCAACTCTCTTTGGCTTGAATGTTCTCATTGAGACCTACTTTGCTGATATTCCTCCTGAGGCATTCAAGACCCTCACTGGTTTGAAGGGTGTCACTGCCTATGGTTTTGATTTGGTTCGTGGAACTAAGACCCTTGACCTTATCAAGGGTGGATTCCCTCATGGAAAATACCTCTTTGCTGGAGTAGTTGATGGAAGGAACATTTGGGCCAATGATCTTGCTGCTTCACTCAGCACCCTGCATAAACTTGAGGGCATTGCGGGCAAAG ACAAGCTTGTCGTCTCTACCTCTTGCTCTCTTCTCCACACAGCTGTTGATCTTGTTAATGAGCCTAAGCTGGACAAGGAAATCAGGTCATGGCTTGCATTTGCTGCCCAGAAAGTTGTTGAAGTGAATGCACTGGCCAAGTCTTTGGCTGGTCAGAAGGATGAG GAATTCTTCTTTGCCAATGCTGCTGCTCATGCTTCTAGGAAATCCTCCCCAAGGGTGACCAATGAGGCAGTTCAAAAGGCT gCTGCTGCTTTGAAGGGTTCCGACCACCGACGTGCTACCAATGTTAGTGCTAGATTGGATGCCCAACAGAGGAAGCTGAATCTTCCAGTCCTCCCAACCACCACCATTGGGTCCTTCCCACAAACCATTGAACTTAGGAGAGTTCGCCGTGAATATAAGGCTAAGAA GATCTCTGAGGAAGAATATGTTAATGCCATCAAGAAAGAAATCAACAAAGTTGTCAAGCTCCAAGAGGAGCTTGATATTGATGTCCTCGTTCATGGAGAGCCTGAG AGGAACGATATGGTTGAGTACTTTGGAGAGCAGTTGTCAGGATTTGCCTTCACTGCCAATGGATGGGTGCAATCGTATGGATCTCGTTGTGTGAAGCCACCAATTATCTATGGTGATGTGAGCCGTCCCAAACCCATGACTGTCTTCTGGTCCACTATGGCTCAGAGCATGACTGCACGGCCAATGAAGGGAATGCTTACTGGCCCTGTCACCATTCTCAACTGGTCCTTTGTCCGAAATGACCAGCCCAG ATTTGAGACCTGCTACCAGATTGCTTTGGCTATCAAGGACGAAGTTGAGGATCTTGAGAAGGCGGGCATCAATGTCATCCAAATTGATGAGGCTGCTTTGAGAGAAGGATTGCCTCTTAGGAAATCTGAGCATGCTTTCTATTTGGAATGGGCTGTACACTCCTTCAGGATAACCAACGTCGGTGTCCAGGACACTACCCAG ATCCACACACACATGTGCTACTCCCACTTCAACGACATTATTCACTCCATTATTGACATGGATGCTGATGTGATTACCATTGAGAACTCTCGTTCTGATGAGAAGCTCCTTTCTGTCTTCCGTGAGGGAGTTAAGTATGGTGCTGGAATTGGCCCTGGTGTCTATGACATCCACTCTCCTAGAATACCATCAACTGAAGAGATTGCTGACAGAATCAACAAAATGCTTGCAGTGCTTGAATCCAACATCCTCTGGGTGAACCCTGACTGCGGTCTCAAGACTCGCAAGTATGCTGAGGTGAAGCCTGCCCTCACAAATATGGTTGCTGCCGCCAAGGTCCTCCGCACCCTGCTTGCCAGTGCCAAGTGA
- the LOC123207231 gene encoding protein VAPYRIN-like: protein MDRLISLEPSNLVAIRIEPGQKCYGELTLRNVMYTMPVAFRVQPMNKARYTAKPQSGIISPLATLTVEIVYQLPVGSNLPDSFPHSDDSFLLHSVVVPGAAIKDAKSTFDAVPNDWFTTRKKQVFIDSGIKIMFVGSPVLVQLVLDGAMDEIREVLERSDPAWNPVGSVDSHGQTLLHIAIAQSRPDIVQLLLEFQPDVESHIQSGCSPLEAAAAAGEALIVELLLARKASTERSETSTWGPIHLALGGGHLEVLRLLLLKGANVDALTKDGNTALHLAVEERRKDCARLLLANGAKTDIRNTRYGDTPLHMAAGLGDEQMVKLLLQKGANKDIRNKNGKTPYDVAADYGHTRLYDALRLGDSLCVAARNGEIRTVQKLLENGAMINGKDQHGWTALHRASFKGKIEVVRMLLDKGIDIDAKDEDGYTALHCAVESGQTDVTELLVKKGVDVEARTSKGVTPLQIAESLHYVGITRILIHGAATKDGAIIAYGSNGKMGKEVMESKGMKKKPPRPRAMRRSFDRSMPLAVL, encoded by the coding sequence ATGGATAGGCTTATAAGTCTGGAGCCTTCAAATCTTGTGGCAATCAGGATTGAACCAGGGCAGAAATGTTATGGAGAGCTCACACTGAGGAACGTTATGTACACAATGCCTGTGGCATTCAGAGTTCAACCGATGAACAAGGCCCGTTACACAGCGAAGCCACAGTCAGGAATCATATCACCACTTGCAACACTGACTGTGGAGATTGTGTATCAGCTCCCAGTGGGGTCGAATCTTCCTGATTCTTTCCCTCACAGCGATGATTCTTTTCTTTTGCATAGCGTTGTGGTTCCTGGTGCAGCAATAAAAGATGCGAAATCAACTTTTGATGCGGTTCCAAATGACTGGTTCACTACCAGGAAGAAACAAGTGTTTATCGATAGTGGGATCAAGATCATGTTTGTTGGCTCACCTGTTTTGGTTCAACTCGTTCTGGATGGAGCAATGGATGAGATAAGAGAAGTTCTTGAACGGAGTGACCCGGCTTGGAACCCGGTTGGTTCAGTAGATTCACATGGGCAGACTTTGCTTCATATTGCTATAGCTCAAAGCCGGCCTGATATTGTTCAACTCCTCCTTGAGTTTCAACCGGATGTTGAGTCTCATATCCAGTCCGGTTGTAGTCCACTCGAGGCCGCAGCGGCTGCTGGTGAAGCGCTGATCGTTGAGCTTCTATTAGCGAGAAAAGCCAGTACAGAAAGGTCAGAAACTTCTACTTGGGGGCCAATACACTTGGCCTTGGGAGGCGGCCATTTAGAGGTACTGAGACTTCTGTTACTTAAAGGTGCCAATGTTGACGCCCTTACAAAAGACGGAAACACAGCTTTGCATCTTGCAgtcgaagagagaagaaaagattGTGCGCGGCTTTTATTAGCAAACGGGGCCAAGACTGATATTCGCAACACTAGATATGGCGACACGCCCTTGCATATGGCAGCAGGGTTGGGAGATGAACAGATGGTGAAGCTCTTATTGCAGAAAGGTGCCAACAAAGACATCCGAAACAAAAATGGCAAAACCCCGTATGATGTTGCCGCTGATTATGGGCATACTCGTCTCTACGATGCGTTGAGGCTCGGTGACAGCCTCTGCGTTGCTGCcagaaatggtgaaattagaacAGTTCAAAAACTGTTAGAAAATGGAGCTATGATAAATGGAAAAGATCAACATGGATGGACTGCGCTACACAGAGCTTCATTCAAGGGGAAGATAGAAGTTGTGAGGATGCTACTTGATAAGGGAATCGACATAGATGCCAAAGATGAAGACGGCTACACAGCTTTGCATTGTGCAGTGGAATCAGGACAGACAGATGTTACAGAACTGTTGGTAAAAAAAGGGGTCGATGTTGAAGCAAGAACCAGCAAGGGCGTTACGCCATTACAGATTGCTGAATCTCTGCACTATGTAGGCATTACAAGAATACTGATTCACGGTGCAGCGACAAAAGATGGGGCTATAATCGCATATGGGTCAAATGGGAAGATGGGAAAAGAAGTAATGGAGAGTAAAGGAATGAAGAAGAAACCGCCGAGGCCAAGAGCCATGCGTAGGAGTTTCGATCGATCCATGCCCCTGGCAGTTCTTTAG